The region AAGGTTCAAAAGAATCAGAAAAAATAATCGCCTTTGCATCAGACTCGTGTATAATATTCAGCATTTCATTTTGATTGAGATTTTTATCCAGCGGCACAGCCACCATATTAAAGCACATAGTAGTAAGATATGATAATGACCATTGAACTCTGTTTTCGCTTATAATTGCGATATGGTCTCTTTCTTTAATCCCAATTTCAAAAAGTGACTTTCCAAATCTTACAACATAATTGTAAAGCTGTTTATATGTTACGCTTGTAATCGGTGTTAAATTCAAATCTTCTAATGCAAGTTTATCTGAGTATTCTTTTACAGACCTGAGAAGCATTTCCTGAATTGAATTGATATTTGGAACCTGATAAGTTGGATAATTTTTAATCATTTTAATTCCCTTTTTATAAAGTTTTAATAATAGAAACTGCGCCGCGAAGTTCATCTTTTTGATATCCGGTAGCTTTATCATCAGGATATCTTGAACTAATGATGCTTTTAACATCCGGGCTGATATTTTCATTACTGCCATGACAATTAAGACAAAGTGGCTGAACGGTAATTGGTTTTAAGTATCTTACTTTTTTAACTCCGCCTATTTCTTCAATCTCAATGAACTCTGAGAATTCAGTTAGTTTGCCGCTTGATTTTAACTCTTCAAAATAATGCAAAGCTTTACTTTCATACTTATCCGGAACACTATTTTGATTTCTGTTTTTAAATGTAACTCTTTTTATAAAAATTCCTTTCTTTACACCATAATCGTTAGTAAGAACCAGAGCAGTATCAGAACAAACATTAACGGCAGCAGCGATTCCGTGTGTTTGAATTTCTTTCACAAGAACATCTTTGAGAGATTCTAAAAATTCCTTAGCATCTTTTCTGAGTCCGTCTTTTATTTTGTCGGTTAATGCAGGCTGGGATTTATCACTACAGGCTGTAGAAATCAAAAGGAAAACAAGTAAAGCAAGCAAAAGGATTTCTTTCATAGCACTCTCTCCTGATTGTAAAAAAATATCAAATCCTCACTGTAATTTAATAATAATATAATACGATTAAGAAATATTTTTTAAGTTTGGATTTAAAATCGCTTTAATATTTTGAAAACTGGAAAACTTCTGACCCAAAAAGCAATATTCAGATTCTGGCTGCCACTGGCTATAACCTGGCTTATGATGTCCGTTGAAGGACCATATCTTTCAGCTCTTATTGCGAGACTGCCAGAGCCTGAGTTTAATCTTGCTGCTTATGGAATCGCTTTTTCTTTGGCTATGATTTTTGAAGCCCCTGTAATAATGATGATGAGCGCTTCGACTGCATTAGTTACAAATTATAAATCGTTTAAACAATTACGCCGATTTAATTACTTGCTGATTTTTCTGCTAACCGCTTTATTAAGTCTCTTTTGTGTACCTGGAATTTTTTATTTAATTACAGAAAAACTAATCGGTTTACCTGCTGAAGTTTCTCATCTTACTTACATTGCTGTTATAATTTTAATTCCCTGGCCCGGAGCAATTGGCTTCAGAAGATTTTATCAAGGGATATTAATAACACATGGATTAACAAAATTAGTGGCATACGGAACGGTAATCCGACTTACATCAATGTCGTTAACTGCTTTTTTATTTTTCATTTTTACAAATGTGCCGGGAGTAGTTGTAGGCGCAGCAGCATTATCAACAGCAGTATTATGTGAGGCGGTTGCCAGTAAAATGATGGCTTCCAAAATTGTTTCCAAAATAAAATCTGAAACTGAAGCTGTTGATTCAACACTGACACAAAAGAGTATTTTGAGATTTTATTATCCGCTTGCTCTAACTTCTTTACTTACATTAGGTATTCAGCCATTTGTTACTTTTTTTATCGGGCAGAGCAGAATGGCAATTGAATCGTTTGCAGTAATGCCGGTGGTAACATCACTTGTATTCATTTTTCGTGCTTTCGGATTATCTTACCAGGAAGTGGTAATAGCATTATCAGGTGATAATTTTATTAATCATAAAAGATTAAGAAACTTTGCAGCCAAGCTTGCAGTATTTTCTGCCGGCAGTTTAATGTTAGTTGCCTTTTCACCGTTATCAGAAATTTGGTTTAATAATATTTCCGGTCTCTCAGATTCACTTACAGTGTTTGCCAGAACTCCACTGAAAATAATGTCCTTTTTCCCCGTGCTTACGGTTTTAGTCAGTTTTCAAAGAGCTATCCTGGTTAAGGCAAAACAGACTAAACAAATTACTTATGGTACCGCTATAGAGTTTTTGGGAATAATGATAGTTGTTGCCATCAGCATAAAATATTTCTGGCTAGTAGGAGCAGTTGCAGCTACTATTGCTTTTGCAGCCGGAAGAATTGCTGCCTGCGCTTATTTGCTGATACCATCAAAAAAGGCACTGAAGCTTAATACAGGTCTTATTCAACGAGCTTAAAAATTTCGTTAAAGTCTTTCTTTTCCCTTTGTTTGTTAATTTCTCTTGGCTTTCCAATAGCTACACAAGCAGCTAAAGTATTAGGAGTTTTAACGCCAAGTATTTGCTCTAATTCATCTCTTGCAATAAGTAATCCTGATAACCAGCAAGCTCCATAACCCAAATCAAATGCTGATAGAATTAAATTTTCTACTGCAGCACCTATTGATTGAATATTCGGATAGTTTCTTAATTTGTCAACATCTTCCAGACTCAGTTCACGCCCTTTTAACAGCTCTTCAACAACGGTTTTGTATTGGCTCATCTCAACAGCAATTAATACAGGTGCATCCATAAAGAAGGTAGAAAATCTAAGTACTTTTGCCTGAGCAAACATTTTTTCTTCATTGTTCTCATGTGGAAAATAATCAAGCACTTTCTCCTGAACTATTTTTCCCATTTGGTCAATTACGTCTCTATTAGTAATTGCTATAAACTTCCAGGGCTGTGAATTATTTATGCTTGGTGCAAGTCCGGCTCTTCTTATTATTTCTTTTATATCTTCAACTGGAATTTTTTCATCAGTAAACATTCTGATACTTGCACGTTTTTCAATTACTTCTTTTAATTCCATATTAACTCTCCTGTTGATAAAATTATTGAGTTGATAATTATCATTTATATGAAAATATTCTAAATAAAACTTTGTATTTTGTTTACAAATATAACCAAGATATACATCTAATATGAACAAGATTATTTATGTATTCATTGTTATTGTTGCAGGCGTAATCTTATGGTTGTTATTAGAACCAACGTATCCCGAACATAAAAGAATATTTAACAACCATAGTGAAAGTGATACCTTAAATCCGAAAGAAAAAAATATGGAACAAAAAATCATAAAGACTGAAGAAGAATGGAAAAAAGAATTAACCCCCGAAGAATATAATATCTTAAGAGAAAAGGGAACTGAGCGTCCTTTTACTGGAAAGTATTGGGATCATTTTGAAATTGGTATTTATATTTGTGCTGCCTGCGGAGCTGAACTGTTTGCATCAGATACAAAGTTTGAATCCAGCTGTGGTTGGCCAAGTTATTTTCAGCCAATTGACAGCAGCCGGATAATCTACAAAGAAGATAGAAGCTTCGGAATGATAAGAACAGAAGTAATGTGTGCCAGATGTGGTGGACACTTGGGGCATGTTTTTGATGACGGACCACCGCCAACAGGACTAAGGTATTGTATTAACTCTGGTTCAATGAAATTCATTTCAAAGAAAAAATAATTTAAATAAAAATCATAT is a window of Ignavibacterium sp. DNA encoding:
- a CDS encoding DUF3365 domain-containing protein, with protein sequence MKEILLLALLVFLLISTACSDKSQPALTDKIKDGLRKDAKEFLESLKDVLVKEIQTHGIAAAVNVCSDTALVLTNDYGVKKGIFIKRVTFKNRNQNSVPDKYESKALHYFEELKSSGKLTEFSEFIEIEEIGGVKKVRYLKPITVQPLCLNCHGSNENISPDVKSIISSRYPDDKATGYQKDELRGAVSIIKTL
- a CDS encoding nitroreductase family protein; its protein translation is MELKEVIEKRASIRMFTDEKIPVEDIKEIIRRAGLAPSINNSQPWKFIAITNRDVIDQMGKIVQEKVLDYFPHENNEEKMFAQAKVLRFSTFFMDAPVLIAVEMSQYKTVVEELLKGRELSLEDVDKLRNYPNIQSIGAAVENLILSAFDLGYGACWLSGLLIARDELEQILGVKTPNTLAACVAIGKPREINKQREKKDFNEIFKLVE
- the msrB gene encoding peptide-methionine (R)-S-oxide reductase MsrB; the encoded protein is MNKIIYVFIVIVAGVILWLLLEPTYPEHKRIFNNHSESDTLNPKEKNMEQKIIKTEEEWKKELTPEEYNILREKGTERPFTGKYWDHFEIGIYICAACGAELFASDTKFESSCGWPSYFQPIDSSRIIYKEDRSFGMIRTEVMCARCGGHLGHVFDDGPPPTGLRYCINSGSMKFISKKK